The segment GCGCCCTGCTCATGGCCGATCTGCCGTTCTTGAGCTTTCAGGGAAGCGCCGATCGCGCGCTGGCCGATGCCGCGGTGCTCATGCGTGCCGGCGCGCACATGGTGAAAGGCGAGGGTGCCGGTCCATTCGCGGCGAACGCCGCCTATCTCGCGGCGCGTGGGGTACCGGTCTGCGGTCATATCGGACTGACCCCGCAATTCGTCCACAGCCTGGGCGGCTATCGCGTGCAGGGCCGGGGTGCCCACGGTGCACGGTTGCTCGCCGAGGCCAAGGAGCTGGCCGATGCGGGGGTGTCGCTTCTCGTGCTGGAGGCGGTACCCGCGGCGTTGGCCGCCGAGATCAGCGCGGCGGTGACGGTGCCGACCATCGGCATCGGGGCCGGCCCTTCATGCGACGGTCAGATCCTGGTCATGCATGACGCCCTGGGGATGGGCGCGCATCCCCCACGCTTCGTGCGGGATTTTCTGGCCGGGCAAGGCGGTATCGCGGCGGCCTTCGCCGCCTATATCGACGCCGTGCGCCAGGGCCTCTTCCCTGCCGCTGAAGAGAGTTATGGGGAATAGGTCCGTGCGCCGCGGCCGAGCCCTGTCCTGCGCGGCCTGTGGCCCATGATCGTCGCGCGTACGCTCGGCGAGTGGTGGGAGTATCGGATGCAGTGTCCGGATGACATCGGCTTTGTGCCGACCATGGGAGGGCTGCATGACGGTCATCTCGCGCTCGTAGGCGCCGCGCGCCAGCATGCGCGCGTGGTGGTCAGCATCTATGTGAACCCGCTGCAGTTCGGACCACAGGAGGACTTTGCCGCCTATCCGCGTACCGAGGAGGCCGATTGCGCGCGGCTCGCCCAGGCCGGCGTCGATGCCGTCTTCCTGCCGGCCGAGGCCGCCATCTATCCGCGTGGTCGCGAGCAGCACACCCAGGTGCGTGTGCCGGGGCTGTCCGAGGATCTGTGCGGACGCTACCGACCCGGCCATTTCGAGGGGGTGACGACCGTAGTCGCACGATTGCTGGGCATCGTGCGCCCGCGGGCCTGCTATATGGGTAAGAAGGACTACCAGCAGTGGCGGATCGTGACGCGCATGGTGGCGGACCTGATGCTCCCGGTTGCCGTGACCGGTATCGATACTGTACGCGAGCGCGACGGCCTAGCCCTCAGTACGCGCAATACCTATCTCAGCCGCGCGGAACGTGCGCGCGCCCCGGGTCTCTATGAGACGTTGACGCAGGCCACGAGGCAGGTGGCCGCCGGCATGGCGCCGGCCGACGCCGAGGTGGCCGGGATGGCGCGCCTTGTGGCGCTCGGGTTCGTGCCCGACTACCTTGCCGTGCGGCGCGCCGTCGATCTCGCGCCCCCATCCCCCGGCGACGCCGAGCTCGTGGCGTTGGCCGCGGCGCGTCTGGGGCGTACCCGGCTCATCGATAATCGGGAATTCCGCAGGATCGGGCGGGACGATGGCGGGCATTGGCAGGGATGCGCAAAAGCCGGATAATATCCCCATGCAGAAAACCATGCTTCATGCCAAATTGCACCGCGTGCGCGTCACCCAAGTCGAGATCGATTACGAAGGGTCGGTAGCGATCGATGCGAGCTTGCTGGATGCCGCCGGTATCCGCGAGTACGAGCGTATCGATGTCTTCAATGTCCGTAATGGCGAGCGCTTCAGCACCTATGCCATACGCGGAGAGCCGGCCTCCGGTCTCATCTCGGTAAACGGCGCGGCAGCCCACAAGGCCGCTGTCGGTGACCTCATCATCATCTGCGCCTTCGGCATCTATGAGGAGCATGAGGCCCATGCGATGAAGCCCCGCCTCATCTATGTCGATGCCGGCAACCGCATCGTGCGCAGCAGTCACACCATCCCCATGCAGGCGGCCGGCTGATCGGTTACCCTGCGTCTCGGTGATCCTTTCAGGGACAGGAAAAACAAGCGGGCTAGGTACACCTGCGACGGTGTAAAGGCCGTGGATCGCACGACCTGCGTGGACCGTCCGGGCGTCGCGTCTCGCCAGTCCCTGGGGCCGGAACCGGTTCGTCCCGGCCCCAGAGGGGTCACATGAGATCGATCGGCTCGCCGTGTTCGATCGGGCCCTTGTGCTCCTGATCCTTCTTGGCGGCCGACAGGAGCCCGGCGATGACGTTGATCACGAGCAGGGTGATCATGACCGGGGCAAAGCCATGCAGGAAGGCCTCCTTGCGTAGCGCTACCGGCAGGTCCTTGAAGAGCGTCACCTTATAGCCGTGTTGAATGATGTAACCGTGTTCGATGGAGGTGAAGATCACGCCCGAGATATCGACCCCAAAGATGAGGCCGAGCGCGCGCATCATATTGAGAATGCCGCCCGCCACCCCTAGGCGCTCGCGCGGGACCGAGCCCATGATGG is part of the Acidiferrobacter thiooxydans genome and harbors:
- the panB gene encoding 3-methyl-2-oxobutanoate hydroxymethyltransferase, translated to MTMPAAKAMTIPRLVALKREGRKIAAMTAYDASFARVMDEAGMDIILVGDSLGNVVQGRKSTVPVMLEDVAYHTRCVARAVSRALLMADLPFLSFQGSADRALADAAVLMRAGAHMVKGEGAGPFAANAAYLAARGVPVCGHIGLTPQFVHSLGGYRVQGRGAHGARLLAEAKELADAGVSLLVLEAVPAALAAEISAAVTVPTIGIGAGPSCDGQILVMHDALGMGAHPPRFVRDFLAGQGGIAAAFAAYIDAVRQGLFPAAEESYGE
- the panD gene encoding aspartate 1-decarboxylase, with the translated sequence MQKTMLHAKLHRVRVTQVEIDYEGSVAIDASLLDAAGIREYERIDVFNVRNGERFSTYAIRGEPASGLISVNGAAAHKAAVGDLIIICAFGIYEEHEAHAMKPRLIYVDAGNRIVRSSHTIPMQAAG
- the panC gene encoding pantoate--beta-alanine ligase, with translation MIVARTLGEWWEYRMQCPDDIGFVPTMGGLHDGHLALVGAARQHARVVVSIYVNPLQFGPQEDFAAYPRTEEADCARLAQAGVDAVFLPAEAAIYPRGREQHTQVRVPGLSEDLCGRYRPGHFEGVTTVVARLLGIVRPRACYMGKKDYQQWRIVTRMVADLMLPVAVTGIDTVRERDGLALSTRNTYLSRAERARAPGLYETLTQATRQVAAGMAPADAEVAGMARLVALGFVPDYLAVRRAVDLAPPSPGDAELVALAAARLGRTRLIDNREFRRIGRDDGGHWQGCAKAG